The Gammaproteobacteria bacterium genome window below encodes:
- a CDS encoding uracil-DNA glycosylase has translation MGIDVWVPRVDGTRDSGLGTRETIAASVTETLTAATAQSKAPSDRPETRPFRDEAPRSFSRPAEILHSEGQNPGCDVRLNHPPSPESRVSSPADTDVAQLDWNALEQRVAGCTLCGLQETRTQTVFGVGSHTADWLFVGEAPGRDEDAQGEPFVGRAGQLLNNMLRALGLSREQVFIANVLKCRPPKNRDPKPIEAACCEPYLKRQIALLRPKIIIALGRIAAQNLLRTDTPIGKMRGHQYVYADTGIPLLVTYHPAYLLRSPLEKRKAWEDLLRAKKLVQSA, from the coding sequence ATGGGCATCGACGTGTGGGTGCCGCGAGTGGACGGGACTCGGGACTCGGGACTCGGGACTCGGGAAACCATTGCTGCCAGTGTTACTGAAACTCTAACTGCTGCGACCGCCCAGTCTAAAGCACCGTCTGACCGCCCTGAAACGCGCCCATTCCGGGATGAGGCGCCACGCTCGTTCTCACGCCCAGCCGAAATTTTGCATTCTGAAGGTCAAAACCCTGGGTGCGATGTCCGGCTTAACCACCCTCCGAGTCCGGAGTCCCGAGTCTCGAGTCCCGCCGATACCGACGTCGCGCAACTCGACTGGAATGCGCTTGAGCAACGCGTCGCTGGCTGCACCTTGTGTGGACTGCAAGAGACTCGTACGCAGACGGTGTTCGGCGTTGGCAGTCACACGGCTGACTGGCTTTTCGTCGGCGAAGCGCCGGGCAGGGACGAAGATGCGCAAGGTGAACCCTTTGTCGGGCGCGCGGGTCAATTATTGAACAACATGCTCCGCGCCCTGGGTCTTTCCCGCGAGCAGGTATTCATCGCCAATGTTCTAAAATGCCGTCCGCCGAAGAATCGCGATCCGAAACCGATTGAGGCGGCCTGTTGCGAACCTTATCTCAAGCGCCAGATCGCGTTGCTCCGACCCAAGATTATCATCGCGCTGGGCCGTATCGCGGCACAGAACCTGCTTCGCACGGATACGCCCATTGGCAAAATGCGCGGGCACCAATACGTTTATGCCGATACGGGCATTCCCCTGCTGGTGACGTATCATCCGGCGTATCTGCTGCGCAGTCCGCTGGAAAAACGCAAGGCGTGGGAAGATTTGCTGCGGGCGAAAAAGCTGGTGCAAAGCGCTTGA
- the rimI gene encoding ribosomal protein S18-alanine N-acetyltransferase: MSAVPDLCEYSLRPMRRRDLVQINAIESCAYQYPWSAGIFRDCLRVGYSCWVYEAVGSVQAYAVMSIAAAECHVMNLTVNPEVHGQGVGREVLRRLIIIARDQGADTALLEARPSNHAALKLYRSEGFNELGTRKAYYPARAGREDAVILAKAL; the protein is encoded by the coding sequence ATGAGCGCTGTTCCCGATCTTTGCGAATACAGTCTGCGGCCCATGCGGCGGCGCGATCTTGTGCAAATAAATGCCATAGAGTCGTGCGCATACCAATATCCCTGGTCGGCGGGCATCTTCCGGGACTGTCTGCGCGTGGGTTATTCCTGCTGGGTGTACGAAGCGGTGGGCAGCGTCCAGGCGTACGCCGTCATGTCGATCGCGGCCGCCGAATGCCACGTGATGAATCTCACCGTCAACCCCGAAGTTCACGGCCAGGGCGTGGGGCGCGAAGTCCTGCGCCGGCTGATCATTATCGCCCGTGACCAGGGCGCCGACACCGCGCTGCTGGAGGCGCGGCCTTCCAATCACGCCGCGCTCAAGCTTTATCGATCCGAGGGATTCAACGAGCTGGGCACGCGCAAGGCGTACTATCCCGCCCGTGCCGGGCGCGAGGACGCCGTTATTCTGGCGAAAGCCTTGTGA